One region of Bombus affinis isolate iyBomAffi1 chromosome 5, iyBomAffi1.2, whole genome shotgun sequence genomic DNA includes:
- the LOC126915953 gene encoding serine/threonine-protein phosphatase 4 regulatory subunit 4-like isoform X1 produces MLQEEALYKSTSPRKGDEIQKLNFIQTLPSLLATDSESCITRVIPKVQQSLATASTEFHIAASTTFKTILEQKLVNHNVFSRTFLQSILDSLEKRDPVICHAWLETLLDVIELLPVEVIRKQILPLTVSKGQLSQPIHSRIICSKILGKICTRFESALIQKEVLPMVHSLCQDVNSEVRASICLQLRFVAEGLGAESVKSALLPSFVELASDEESNVRCASVQTIAYLLPHLQEDTIKTTIVPLVKKLCENTQSVQSDDNVICVIAQEFGKIVLGLETCLLPTEKTWFLKYFQQLAQMGIVLMKKESKPHLPFMNINFDEDEKYVECRRCCAFNLPAMFIFVSNSVDDTDALLLTFTALASDHYYLVRRTVACGIHEVAKVLGPKSGRIKTDLIKLLKDNSEEVLQGLIPHIGLTLDCLAESQIIGVDKMDSTVMEIGRALLKCESEIAATHNWRLVSSMHSQLEILPKYFPSDFIYSYFVPMAFFRILHARPIPVRLSAGTLYLFLLRYNMKPMQRVELRSKLYSDLASNPNCYVRMMFVRMMIEALEIFSSAYFKEHFFTVLLNLAEDPVANIRMKVISLLPQLKSMLRMPADKKLLTLLESTITHLINSEKDRDVLAELSSVIKKLDDISLKYEGRATSGAVSKQGTEDIRKLEEEKRLSGMANGKSPGGGATIKKGGWRHVTADSSSKTMPQTSSKDSIGSPRQSSDGSKARIQLTHPWERIGHTNSNISTTHTNFDNGSCSDYLMQKAQQSRSKLALPFILWPETCECDYAEEYAFHSCPSSDYARSVFLAIMRENRRRSQQNFLLTRDYAREFSTNIASKDTATVRTLAAHYNSCWPCSSMPEIPVMLSDDEFLVDAGIRIPVQFSQSTSKIPHLQDSMFGKRRTSFNVNHARPTSMNFDKGKPKRNSSVEYEDCMKRRTNGDQSDDVRTSIDCEDGLRLVKENQQLGKKDPVYVGPLMRSRFGFGVNQERTMDDKMKRRNSLIMDKDKPKVVQSKCTLDRTKRNSANFDKGKPKRNLSAECEDGIKRRTNGTNQAKGIRLRSIDYEDGLSLVKENQQLDKKDPLYLGPLMRSRFGFSVNQDRSMDDKMKRRNSLIMDKDKPKIIQSKCMLDRTKRHSANFSLKMLDTKETKPILKAQHSLDVADYTPSERLSRALRRYSTLDVNHNQGHSKIPLRNFVRRSRTAPATRASSPVGSQLRYEEIDKLCRKFEEYQLY; encoded by the exons ATGTTGCAAGAGGAAGCTCTGTACAAGAGCACATCTCCACG GAAAGGCGATGAAATTCAAAAACTCAATTTTATACAAACATTACCAAGCCTCTTAGCCACAGACTCAGAATCATGTATAACACGCGTGATACCAAAAGTGCAGCAGTCACTGGCTACAGCATCCACGGAATTCCATATTGCAGCTTCAACAACATTCAAAACGATCCTAGAGCAGAAACTTGTGAACCATAATGTCTTCAGTCGAACATTCCTTCAAAGTATCTTAGATTCCCTTGAAAAGCGTGATCCAG TTATCTGTCATGCATGGCTGGAGACCTTACTGGATGTGATAGAGTTACTGCCGGTAGAAGTCATAAGAAAGCAG attctgCCATTGACTGTAAGCAAAGGGCAATTGTCACAACCTATCCACTCCAGGATAATATGCAGCAAGATATTAGGAAAGATTTGTACAAGATTTGAATCTGCTCT GATACAGAAGGAAGTTCTACCAATGGTACACTCCCTCTGTCAGGATGTAAATAGTGAAGTACGAGCTAGTATCTGCTTGCAGCTACGTTTTGTTGCCGAAGGCCTTGGTGCTGAGTCTGTAAAATCTGCTTTGCTACCATCTTTCGTAGAATTAGCAAGTGATGAAGAAAGCAATGTAAGATGCGCCTCTGTACAAACAATAGCGTATTTGCTACCTCATCTTCAGGAAG aTACAATAAAAACTACCATAGTGCCACTTGTTAagaaattatgtgaaaatacaCAATCTGTACAGTCAGACGATAACGTGATATGCGTCATTGCCCAAGAATTTGGAAAAATTGTACTCGGCCTAGAAA CATGCTTATTACCTACGGAAAAAACATGgttcttaaaatattttcaacaacTTGCACAAATGGGTATTGTTTTAATGAAAAAAGAATCTAAGCCTCATCTTCCATTT ATGAATATTAATTTTGACGAAGATGAAAAATATGTAGAATGCAGAAGGTGTTGCGCGTTTAATTTGCCAGCAATGTTCATCTTTGTATCAAATTCCGTGGATGATACAGATGCATTACTTCTTACATTCACTGCATTGGCGAGTGATCACTATTATTTGGTTCGAAGAACTGTAGCGTGTGGAATCCATGAA GTGGCCAAGGTGTTAGGTCCAAAAAGTGGACGGATAAAAACAGatctaataaaattattgaaagaTAACTCTGAAGAAGTTTTACAAGGTTTAATTCCTCATATAGGATTAACGCTTGATTGCCTGGCTGAAAGTCAAATTATTGGAGTAGATAAAATG GATTCCACTGTTATGGAAATTGGTAGAGCTCTATTGAAATGTGAGTCGGAAATAGCAGCTACACATAATTGGAGATTAGTGTCTTCGATGCATTCACAACTTGAGATATTGCCTAAATACTTCCCAAGTGATTTTATATATTCGTATTTTGTGCCAATGGCCTTTTTTAGAATATTACACGCT AGGCCAATACCCGTTCGACTCTCCGCAGGAACTCtatatcttttccttttacgttataacatgaaACCAATGCAAAGGGTAGAACTTCGTAGCAAATTGTATTCAGATTTGGCTAGTAATCCGAATTGTTATGTGAGAATGATGTTTGTTCGTATGATGATAGAGGCTTTGGAAATTTTCTCTTCTGCATATTTCAAGGAACATTTTTTTACTGTTTTATTGAACTTGGCAGAAGATCCTGTAGCTAACATAAGAATGAAAGTAATTTCTCTGTTGCCTCAATTAAAAAGTATGCTGCGGATGCCGGccgataaaaaattattaacttTGTTAGAATCGACTATAACGCATTTAATAAATAGCGAAAAGGATAGAGATGTACTAGCCGAGCTGTCATCCGTTATAAAAAAATTGGATGATATATCGCTTAAATACGAAGGTCGAGCT ACATCTGGAGCAGTTTCAAAACAGGGCACTGAAGACATTAGAAAGTTAGAGGAAGAGAAGAGATTATCAGGAATGGCAAATGGGAAATCTCCAGGCGGAGGTGCTACAATAAAGAAAG GGGGGTGGCGACATGTGACTGCCGATTCCTCATCAAAAACGAT GCCGCAAACATCATCGAAAG ATAGCATAGGCTCACCTCGCCAATCAAGCGACGGATCAAAAGCGAG AATTCAACTAACACATCCTTGGGAAAGAATAGGGCATACCAACTCAAATATTAGTACAACCCATACTAACTTTGACAATGGATCGTGCAGTGATTATCTAATGCAAAAGGCTCAGCAGAGTCGATCGAAATTAGCATTGCCATTTATATTGTGGCCGGAAACATGCGAATGCGACTATGCGGAAGAATACGCTTTCCATTCTTGTCCCTCGTCCGATTACGCCAGGTCTGTCTTTTTGGCGATCATGAGAGAGAACCGGCGAAGATCGCAGCAAAATTTCCTACTAACCCGAGATTATGCCCGCGAGTTTTCCACTAACATTGCCAGCAAGGACACTGCCACTGTAAGAACGCTTGCAGCTCACTATAACTCTTGTTGGCCTTGTAGCTCTATGCCGGAGATACCGGTAATGCTGTCGGATGACGAATTCCTGGTGGATGCTGGTATCAGGATACCGGTGCAGTTCTCTCAAAGCACCTCTAAGATACCGCATCTGCAAGATTCCATGTTCGGTAAGAGAAGAACTTCGTTCAACGTGAATCATGCTCGGCCTACCAGTATGAATTTCGACAAGGGAAAGCCTAAGAGAAACTCTTCCGTTGAATACGAAGATTGCATGAAACGAAGAACGAATGGCGATCAGTCGGACGATGTCAGAACTTCTATCGATTGCGAGGACGGATTGAGACTGGTAAAAGAAAATCAACAGCTGGGTAAGAAGGATCCTGTATACGTTGGTCCTTTGATGAGATCTAGATTTGGATTCGGTGTGAATCAGGAGAGAACGATGGACGACAAAATGAAACGACGAAATTCGTTAATAATGGATAAGGACAAACCGAAGGTTGTGCAGTCAAAGTGCACGTTGGACAGGACTAAAAGGAACTCCGCCAATTTCGACAAGGGAAAGCCAAAGAGAAATCTCTCCGCCGAATGCGAGGATGGTATAAAACGGAGAACCAATGGAACTAATCAAGCGAAAGGTATAAGATTACGATCGATCGATTATGAGGATGGTTTGAGTTTAGTGAAGGAGAATCAACAGCTCGACAAGAAGGATCCATTATATCTCGGGCCTCTGATGAGATCTAGGTTCGGGTTCAGCGTAAATCAGGATAGGTCGATGGACGATAAGATGAAACGCCGGAACTCACTGATAATGGATAAAGACAAGCCCAAGATCATACAGTCAAAGTGTATGCTGGACAGGACTAAACGACACTCTGCGAATTTTAGTTTAAAGATGCTGGATACGAAAGAGACTAAGCCTATCTTGAAGGCTCAGCATAGCTTAGACGTGGCCGACTATACACCTTCGGAACGTTTAAGCCGGGCTCTAAGACGATATTCGACCTTAGACGTGAATCATAATCAGGGACATAGTAAAATACCCTTAAGAAATTTTGTACGTCGTAGTAGAACCGCACCAGCTACCAGGGCTTCCAGCCCCGTAGGTTCGCAATTAAGGTACGAGGAGATCGACAAGCTGTGCCGGAAGTTCGAGGAGTACCAATTGTATTAG
- the LOC126915953 gene encoding serine/threonine-protein phosphatase 4 regulatory subunit 4-like isoform X2 yields MLQEEALYKSTSPRKGDEIQKLNFIQTLPSLLATDSESCITRVIPKVQQSLATASTEFHIAASTTFKTILEQKLVNHNVFSRTFLQSILDSLEKRDPVICHAWLETLLDVIELLPVEVIRKQILPLTVSKGQLSQPIHSRIICSKILGKICTRFESALIQKEVLPMVHSLCQDVNSEVRASICLQLRFVAEGLGAESVKSALLPSFVELASDEESNVRCASVQTIAYLLPHLQEDTIKTTIVPLVKKLCENTQSVQSDDNVICVIAQEFGKIVLGLETCLLPTEKTWFLKYFQQLAQMGIVLMKKESKPHLPFMNINFDEDEKYVECRRCCAFNLPAMFIFVSNSVDDTDALLLTFTALASDHYYLVRRTVACGIHEVAKVLGPKSGRIKTDLIKLLKDNSEEVLQGLIPHIGLTLDCLAESQIIGVDKMDSTVMEIGRALLKCESEIAATHNWRLVSSMHSQLEILPKYFPSDFIYSYFVPMAFFRILHARPIPVRLSAGTLYLFLLRYNMKPMQRVELRSKLYSDLASNPNCYVRMMFVRMMIEALEIFSSAYFKEHFFTVLLNLAEDPVANIRMKVISLLPQLKSMLRMPADKKLLTLLESTITHLINSEKDRDVLAELSSVIKKLDDISLKYEGRATSGAVSKQGTEDIRKLEEEKRLSGMANGKSPGGGATIKKGGWRHVTADSSSKTMPQTSSKDSIGSPRQSSDGSKASSMPEIPVMLSDDEFLVDAGIRIPVQFSQSTSKIPHLQDSMFGKRRTSFNVNHARPTSMNFDKGKPKRNSSVEYEDCMKRRTNGDQSDDVRTSIDCEDGLRLVKENQQLGKKDPVYVGPLMRSRFGFGVNQERTMDDKMKRRNSLIMDKDKPKVVQSKCTLDRTKRNSANFDKGKPKRNLSAECEDGIKRRTNGTNQAKGIRLRSIDYEDGLSLVKENQQLDKKDPLYLGPLMRSRFGFSVNQDRSMDDKMKRRNSLIMDKDKPKIIQSKCMLDRTKRHSANFSLKMLDTKETKPILKAQHSLDVADYTPSERLSRALRRYSTLDVNHNQGHSKIPLRNFVRRSRTAPATRASSPVGSQLRYEEIDKLCRKFEEYQLY; encoded by the exons ATGTTGCAAGAGGAAGCTCTGTACAAGAGCACATCTCCACG GAAAGGCGATGAAATTCAAAAACTCAATTTTATACAAACATTACCAAGCCTCTTAGCCACAGACTCAGAATCATGTATAACACGCGTGATACCAAAAGTGCAGCAGTCACTGGCTACAGCATCCACGGAATTCCATATTGCAGCTTCAACAACATTCAAAACGATCCTAGAGCAGAAACTTGTGAACCATAATGTCTTCAGTCGAACATTCCTTCAAAGTATCTTAGATTCCCTTGAAAAGCGTGATCCAG TTATCTGTCATGCATGGCTGGAGACCTTACTGGATGTGATAGAGTTACTGCCGGTAGAAGTCATAAGAAAGCAG attctgCCATTGACTGTAAGCAAAGGGCAATTGTCACAACCTATCCACTCCAGGATAATATGCAGCAAGATATTAGGAAAGATTTGTACAAGATTTGAATCTGCTCT GATACAGAAGGAAGTTCTACCAATGGTACACTCCCTCTGTCAGGATGTAAATAGTGAAGTACGAGCTAGTATCTGCTTGCAGCTACGTTTTGTTGCCGAAGGCCTTGGTGCTGAGTCTGTAAAATCTGCTTTGCTACCATCTTTCGTAGAATTAGCAAGTGATGAAGAAAGCAATGTAAGATGCGCCTCTGTACAAACAATAGCGTATTTGCTACCTCATCTTCAGGAAG aTACAATAAAAACTACCATAGTGCCACTTGTTAagaaattatgtgaaaatacaCAATCTGTACAGTCAGACGATAACGTGATATGCGTCATTGCCCAAGAATTTGGAAAAATTGTACTCGGCCTAGAAA CATGCTTATTACCTACGGAAAAAACATGgttcttaaaatattttcaacaacTTGCACAAATGGGTATTGTTTTAATGAAAAAAGAATCTAAGCCTCATCTTCCATTT ATGAATATTAATTTTGACGAAGATGAAAAATATGTAGAATGCAGAAGGTGTTGCGCGTTTAATTTGCCAGCAATGTTCATCTTTGTATCAAATTCCGTGGATGATACAGATGCATTACTTCTTACATTCACTGCATTGGCGAGTGATCACTATTATTTGGTTCGAAGAACTGTAGCGTGTGGAATCCATGAA GTGGCCAAGGTGTTAGGTCCAAAAAGTGGACGGATAAAAACAGatctaataaaattattgaaagaTAACTCTGAAGAAGTTTTACAAGGTTTAATTCCTCATATAGGATTAACGCTTGATTGCCTGGCTGAAAGTCAAATTATTGGAGTAGATAAAATG GATTCCACTGTTATGGAAATTGGTAGAGCTCTATTGAAATGTGAGTCGGAAATAGCAGCTACACATAATTGGAGATTAGTGTCTTCGATGCATTCACAACTTGAGATATTGCCTAAATACTTCCCAAGTGATTTTATATATTCGTATTTTGTGCCAATGGCCTTTTTTAGAATATTACACGCT AGGCCAATACCCGTTCGACTCTCCGCAGGAACTCtatatcttttccttttacgttataacatgaaACCAATGCAAAGGGTAGAACTTCGTAGCAAATTGTATTCAGATTTGGCTAGTAATCCGAATTGTTATGTGAGAATGATGTTTGTTCGTATGATGATAGAGGCTTTGGAAATTTTCTCTTCTGCATATTTCAAGGAACATTTTTTTACTGTTTTATTGAACTTGGCAGAAGATCCTGTAGCTAACATAAGAATGAAAGTAATTTCTCTGTTGCCTCAATTAAAAAGTATGCTGCGGATGCCGGccgataaaaaattattaacttTGTTAGAATCGACTATAACGCATTTAATAAATAGCGAAAAGGATAGAGATGTACTAGCCGAGCTGTCATCCGTTATAAAAAAATTGGATGATATATCGCTTAAATACGAAGGTCGAGCT ACATCTGGAGCAGTTTCAAAACAGGGCACTGAAGACATTAGAAAGTTAGAGGAAGAGAAGAGATTATCAGGAATGGCAAATGGGAAATCTCCAGGCGGAGGTGCTACAATAAAGAAAG GGGGGTGGCGACATGTGACTGCCGATTCCTCATCAAAAACGAT GCCGCAAACATCATCGAAAG ATAGCATAGGCTCACCTCGCCAATCAAGCGACGGATCAAAAGCGAG CTCTATGCCGGAGATACCGGTAATGCTGTCGGATGACGAATTCCTGGTGGATGCTGGTATCAGGATACCGGTGCAGTTCTCTCAAAGCACCTCTAAGATACCGCATCTGCAAGATTCCATGTTCGGTAAGAGAAGAACTTCGTTCAACGTGAATCATGCTCGGCCTACCAGTATGAATTTCGACAAGGGAAAGCCTAAGAGAAACTCTTCCGTTGAATACGAAGATTGCATGAAACGAAGAACGAATGGCGATCAGTCGGACGATGTCAGAACTTCTATCGATTGCGAGGACGGATTGAGACTGGTAAAAGAAAATCAACAGCTGGGTAAGAAGGATCCTGTATACGTTGGTCCTTTGATGAGATCTAGATTTGGATTCGGTGTGAATCAGGAGAGAACGATGGACGACAAAATGAAACGACGAAATTCGTTAATAATGGATAAGGACAAACCGAAGGTTGTGCAGTCAAAGTGCACGTTGGACAGGACTAAAAGGAACTCCGCCAATTTCGACAAGGGAAAGCCAAAGAGAAATCTCTCCGCCGAATGCGAGGATGGTATAAAACGGAGAACCAATGGAACTAATCAAGCGAAAGGTATAAGATTACGATCGATCGATTATGAGGATGGTTTGAGTTTAGTGAAGGAGAATCAACAGCTCGACAAGAAGGATCCATTATATCTCGGGCCTCTGATGAGATCTAGGTTCGGGTTCAGCGTAAATCAGGATAGGTCGATGGACGATAAGATGAAACGCCGGAACTCACTGATAATGGATAAAGACAAGCCCAAGATCATACAGTCAAAGTGTATGCTGGACAGGACTAAACGACACTCTGCGAATTTTAGTTTAAAGATGCTGGATACGAAAGAGACTAAGCCTATCTTGAAGGCTCAGCATAGCTTAGACGTGGCCGACTATACACCTTCGGAACGTTTAAGCCGGGCTCTAAGACGATATTCGACCTTAGACGTGAATCATAATCAGGGACATAGTAAAATACCCTTAAGAAATTTTGTACGTCGTAGTAGAACCGCACCAGCTACCAGGGCTTCCAGCCCCGTAGGTTCGCAATTAAGGTACGAGGAGATCGACAAGCTGTGCCGGAAGTTCGAGGAGTACCAATTGTATTAG
- the LOC126915953 gene encoding serine/threonine-protein phosphatase 4 regulatory subunit 4-like isoform X3, with translation MLQEEALYKSTSPRKGDEIQKLNFIQTLPSLLATDSESCITRVIPKVQQSLATASTEFHIAASTTFKTILEQKLVNHNVFSRTFLQSILDSLEKRDPDTIKTTIVPLVKKLCENTQSVQSDDNVICVIAQEFGKIVLGLETCLLPTEKTWFLKYFQQLAQMGIVLMKKESKPHLPFMNINFDEDEKYVECRRCCAFNLPAMFIFVSNSVDDTDALLLTFTALASDHYYLVRRTVACGIHEVAKVLGPKSGRIKTDLIKLLKDNSEEVLQGLIPHIGLTLDCLAESQIIGVDKMDSTVMEIGRALLKCESEIAATHNWRLVSSMHSQLEILPKYFPSDFIYSYFVPMAFFRILHARPIPVRLSAGTLYLFLLRYNMKPMQRVELRSKLYSDLASNPNCYVRMMFVRMMIEALEIFSSAYFKEHFFTVLLNLAEDPVANIRMKVISLLPQLKSMLRMPADKKLLTLLESTITHLINSEKDRDVLAELSSVIKKLDDISLKYEGRATSGAVSKQGTEDIRKLEEEKRLSGMANGKSPGGGATIKKGGWRHVTADSSSKTMPQTSSKDSIGSPRQSSDGSKARIQLTHPWERIGHTNSNISTTHTNFDNGSCSDYLMQKAQQSRSKLALPFILWPETCECDYAEEYAFHSCPSSDYARSVFLAIMRENRRRSQQNFLLTRDYAREFSTNIASKDTATVRTLAAHYNSCWPCSSMPEIPVMLSDDEFLVDAGIRIPVQFSQSTSKIPHLQDSMFGKRRTSFNVNHARPTSMNFDKGKPKRNSSVEYEDCMKRRTNGDQSDDVRTSIDCEDGLRLVKENQQLGKKDPVYVGPLMRSRFGFGVNQERTMDDKMKRRNSLIMDKDKPKVVQSKCTLDRTKRNSANFDKGKPKRNLSAECEDGIKRRTNGTNQAKGIRLRSIDYEDGLSLVKENQQLDKKDPLYLGPLMRSRFGFSVNQDRSMDDKMKRRNSLIMDKDKPKIIQSKCMLDRTKRHSANFSLKMLDTKETKPILKAQHSLDVADYTPSERLSRALRRYSTLDVNHNQGHSKIPLRNFVRRSRTAPATRASSPVGSQLRYEEIDKLCRKFEEYQLY, from the exons ATGTTGCAAGAGGAAGCTCTGTACAAGAGCACATCTCCACG GAAAGGCGATGAAATTCAAAAACTCAATTTTATACAAACATTACCAAGCCTCTTAGCCACAGACTCAGAATCATGTATAACACGCGTGATACCAAAAGTGCAGCAGTCACTGGCTACAGCATCCACGGAATTCCATATTGCAGCTTCAACAACATTCAAAACGATCCTAGAGCAGAAACTTGTGAACCATAATGTCTTCAGTCGAACATTCCTTCAAAGTATCTTAGATTCCCTTGAAAAGCGTGATCCAG aTACAATAAAAACTACCATAGTGCCACTTGTTAagaaattatgtgaaaatacaCAATCTGTACAGTCAGACGATAACGTGATATGCGTCATTGCCCAAGAATTTGGAAAAATTGTACTCGGCCTAGAAA CATGCTTATTACCTACGGAAAAAACATGgttcttaaaatattttcaacaacTTGCACAAATGGGTATTGTTTTAATGAAAAAAGAATCTAAGCCTCATCTTCCATTT ATGAATATTAATTTTGACGAAGATGAAAAATATGTAGAATGCAGAAGGTGTTGCGCGTTTAATTTGCCAGCAATGTTCATCTTTGTATCAAATTCCGTGGATGATACAGATGCATTACTTCTTACATTCACTGCATTGGCGAGTGATCACTATTATTTGGTTCGAAGAACTGTAGCGTGTGGAATCCATGAA GTGGCCAAGGTGTTAGGTCCAAAAAGTGGACGGATAAAAACAGatctaataaaattattgaaagaTAACTCTGAAGAAGTTTTACAAGGTTTAATTCCTCATATAGGATTAACGCTTGATTGCCTGGCTGAAAGTCAAATTATTGGAGTAGATAAAATG GATTCCACTGTTATGGAAATTGGTAGAGCTCTATTGAAATGTGAGTCGGAAATAGCAGCTACACATAATTGGAGATTAGTGTCTTCGATGCATTCACAACTTGAGATATTGCCTAAATACTTCCCAAGTGATTTTATATATTCGTATTTTGTGCCAATGGCCTTTTTTAGAATATTACACGCT AGGCCAATACCCGTTCGACTCTCCGCAGGAACTCtatatcttttccttttacgttataacatgaaACCAATGCAAAGGGTAGAACTTCGTAGCAAATTGTATTCAGATTTGGCTAGTAATCCGAATTGTTATGTGAGAATGATGTTTGTTCGTATGATGATAGAGGCTTTGGAAATTTTCTCTTCTGCATATTTCAAGGAACATTTTTTTACTGTTTTATTGAACTTGGCAGAAGATCCTGTAGCTAACATAAGAATGAAAGTAATTTCTCTGTTGCCTCAATTAAAAAGTATGCTGCGGATGCCGGccgataaaaaattattaacttTGTTAGAATCGACTATAACGCATTTAATAAATAGCGAAAAGGATAGAGATGTACTAGCCGAGCTGTCATCCGTTATAAAAAAATTGGATGATATATCGCTTAAATACGAAGGTCGAGCT ACATCTGGAGCAGTTTCAAAACAGGGCACTGAAGACATTAGAAAGTTAGAGGAAGAGAAGAGATTATCAGGAATGGCAAATGGGAAATCTCCAGGCGGAGGTGCTACAATAAAGAAAG GGGGGTGGCGACATGTGACTGCCGATTCCTCATCAAAAACGAT GCCGCAAACATCATCGAAAG ATAGCATAGGCTCACCTCGCCAATCAAGCGACGGATCAAAAGCGAG AATTCAACTAACACATCCTTGGGAAAGAATAGGGCATACCAACTCAAATATTAGTACAACCCATACTAACTTTGACAATGGATCGTGCAGTGATTATCTAATGCAAAAGGCTCAGCAGAGTCGATCGAAATTAGCATTGCCATTTATATTGTGGCCGGAAACATGCGAATGCGACTATGCGGAAGAATACGCTTTCCATTCTTGTCCCTCGTCCGATTACGCCAGGTCTGTCTTTTTGGCGATCATGAGAGAGAACCGGCGAAGATCGCAGCAAAATTTCCTACTAACCCGAGATTATGCCCGCGAGTTTTCCACTAACATTGCCAGCAAGGACACTGCCACTGTAAGAACGCTTGCAGCTCACTATAACTCTTGTTGGCCTTGTAGCTCTATGCCGGAGATACCGGTAATGCTGTCGGATGACGAATTCCTGGTGGATGCTGGTATCAGGATACCGGTGCAGTTCTCTCAAAGCACCTCTAAGATACCGCATCTGCAAGATTCCATGTTCGGTAAGAGAAGAACTTCGTTCAACGTGAATCATGCTCGGCCTACCAGTATGAATTTCGACAAGGGAAAGCCTAAGAGAAACTCTTCCGTTGAATACGAAGATTGCATGAAACGAAGAACGAATGGCGATCAGTCGGACGATGTCAGAACTTCTATCGATTGCGAGGACGGATTGAGACTGGTAAAAGAAAATCAACAGCTGGGTAAGAAGGATCCTGTATACGTTGGTCCTTTGATGAGATCTAGATTTGGATTCGGTGTGAATCAGGAGAGAACGATGGACGACAAAATGAAACGACGAAATTCGTTAATAATGGATAAGGACAAACCGAAGGTTGTGCAGTCAAAGTGCACGTTGGACAGGACTAAAAGGAACTCCGCCAATTTCGACAAGGGAAAGCCAAAGAGAAATCTCTCCGCCGAATGCGAGGATGGTATAAAACGGAGAACCAATGGAACTAATCAAGCGAAAGGTATAAGATTACGATCGATCGATTATGAGGATGGTTTGAGTTTAGTGAAGGAGAATCAACAGCTCGACAAGAAGGATCCATTATATCTCGGGCCTCTGATGAGATCTAGGTTCGGGTTCAGCGTAAATCAGGATAGGTCGATGGACGATAAGATGAAACGCCGGAACTCACTGATAATGGATAAAGACAAGCCCAAGATCATACAGTCAAAGTGTATGCTGGACAGGACTAAACGACACTCTGCGAATTTTAGTTTAAAGATGCTGGATACGAAAGAGACTAAGCCTATCTTGAAGGCTCAGCATAGCTTAGACGTGGCCGACTATACACCTTCGGAACGTTTAAGCCGGGCTCTAAGACGATATTCGACCTTAGACGTGAATCATAATCAGGGACATAGTAAAATACCCTTAAGAAATTTTGTACGTCGTAGTAGAACCGCACCAGCTACCAGGGCTTCCAGCCCCGTAGGTTCGCAATTAAGGTACGAGGAGATCGACAAGCTGTGCCGGAAGTTCGAGGAGTACCAATTGTATTAG